A region of Salirhabdus salicampi DNA encodes the following proteins:
- the gerPC gene encoding spore germination protein GerPC, with protein MYYNEWNAYFASLGNTIQQQQHEILQLRQLVKQLEEQVASLQDRPTTNIEKIEYHFDQLKVETLEGTLNIGLSPQGISTPEDISIPSETNQSTQPPSPIVQDLVQQMDPFLRQELPAIIDEIVKEQNRATPPGLQKMILQDIYHQLPERVQYYLSQHNGLVDDKTRDMILEEVRQEIIQSVKTFIENNGGEAS; from the coding sequence ATGTACTACAACGAATGGAATGCGTATTTTGCATCCTTGGGGAATACAATTCAGCAACAACAACATGAGATTCTGCAGTTAAGACAACTCGTAAAGCAACTTGAGGAACAGGTAGCTTCATTACAAGATAGGCCGACGACAAATATTGAAAAAATCGAATATCATTTCGACCAATTAAAGGTTGAAACATTAGAAGGAACATTAAATATTGGACTTTCACCACAAGGAATTTCTACACCAGAGGATATTTCGATACCGAGTGAAACCAATCAATCTACCCAACCACCTTCCCCAATCGTGCAAGATCTAGTCCAACAAATGGATCCGTTCCTTCGACAGGAGCTCCCGGCCATCATTGATGAAATTGTTAAAGAACAGAATCGTGCTACCCCACCAGGATTGCAAAAAATGATATTACAAGATATTTATCATCAATTGCCAGAACGGGTTCAATATTATCTTTCACAGCATAACGGTTTAGTTGATGATAAAACACGGGACATGATTTTAGAAGAAGTAAGACAAGAGATTATTCAATCTGTTAAAACATTTATTGAAAATAATGGAGGAGAAGCATCATGA
- a CDS encoding spore germination protein GerPB, with amino-acid sequence MNYTIYQNISIQFLKVNSVTNSSVLQIGSSGSIQSLSQLYNTGDYTELAEPAEPMDYQPMVPLAPPTQSQ; translated from the coding sequence ATGAATTACACAATATATCAAAACATTTCCATCCAATTTTTAAAGGTCAATTCGGTCACTAATTCCTCAGTTCTACAAATTGGCAGCTCTGGTTCCATTCAGTCGTTATCCCAGTTATATAATACAGGTGACTATACCGAACTCGCTGAACCAGCAGAACCTATGGATTACCAACCAATGGTTCCCCTTGCCCCTCCGACGCAATCACAATAA
- a CDS encoding spore germination protein, which translates to MPAFVGAVKINSIASSAIFHIGDVYSMAPYSTAKTFAGGGSFNTGDGIRINLGHSYTHVLDKDRIDSSISANA; encoded by the coding sequence ATGCCAGCCTTTGTAGGAGCCGTGAAAATTAATAGTATTGCATCTTCAGCAATTTTCCATATAGGTGACGTCTATTCAATGGCACCTTATAGTACAGCGAAAACATTTGCAGGTGGCGGTTCATTTAACACTGGGGATGGAATTAGAATCAATTTAGGTCATTCCTACACACACGTATTAGATAAAGACAGAATCGATTCCTCCATTTCAGCTAACGCATAG
- a CDS encoding DUF418 domain-containing protein produces MNGHKPIREEDRLNWIDAVRGFALFGILMVNVPAFHAPFFLYGGEEVYWNAPIDKTIQVIIDIFFQASFYTLFSLLFGFGLQMMRERAADRANYVSVVIVRRLFILIGLGISHSFLLWHGDILLSYGIIGFLLLFFFKRNVKTIYIWGLALIVIPSVVVTWLLYSVRNHLDFVNNDMIQQAFERYQSSSITTVLAQNYEDWLYVNDGMGYIFLMLAVLPMFLIGIFIWRKGWLHDVIKHKVTLQYLCITSFVIALLFKAGPYLLGNPSWLGYIQDHIGGAASSVFYLTSITLLYQNRLWQRLLVMFTYVGRLSLTNYVSQSIICFFLFYGPGLGLYGQVRPIGSVIIVFVIFIFQVILSKWWLTYFHFGPLEWLWRTLTYGQKQSFKRKKQKT; encoded by the coding sequence ATGAATGGTCATAAACCTATACGTGAAGAAGATCGTTTAAACTGGATAGATGCTGTTAGAGGTTTCGCCTTATTTGGTATTCTCATGGTAAATGTTCCAGCATTTCATGCGCCATTTTTTCTCTATGGAGGAGAAGAAGTGTATTGGAATGCCCCAATTGATAAAACGATACAAGTTATTATCGATATTTTTTTTCAAGCAAGCTTTTATACTCTCTTTTCATTATTGTTCGGTTTTGGTTTACAAATGATGAGGGAAAGAGCAGCTGATCGTGCGAATTATGTTTCAGTCGTGATTGTAAGACGATTGTTCATCCTAATTGGGCTTGGCATTTCTCACTCTTTTTTACTTTGGCATGGGGACATCTTACTCAGTTACGGCATTATAGGCTTTTTATTATTATTCTTTTTTAAGCGGAATGTGAAGACGATTTATATATGGGGATTGGCGCTCATAGTCATACCGAGTGTTGTTGTTACATGGCTACTATACTCGGTTCGCAATCACTTAGATTTTGTGAACAATGATATGATTCAACAAGCTTTTGAACGATATCAATCAAGTTCGATTACGACCGTATTAGCACAAAATTATGAAGATTGGTTATATGTGAATGATGGAATGGGGTATATCTTTTTAATGTTAGCAGTATTGCCGATGTTTTTAATTGGGATATTTATTTGGCGAAAAGGATGGCTCCATGATGTCATAAAACATAAGGTTACTTTGCAATATCTTTGTATTACCTCGTTTGTCATTGCATTGCTATTTAAAGCAGGTCCATATTTATTAGGAAATCCTTCATGGCTAGGATATATTCAAGATCATATTGGTGGTGCTGCATCAAGTGTGTTTTACTTAACTAGCATTACATTACTATACCAAAATAGGCTATGGCAACGGCTATTAGTCATGTTTACATATGTCGGTCGATTGTCCTTAACGAATTATGTTTCCCAGTCTATCATTTGTTTCTTCTTGTTTTACGGACCTGGTCTCGGTTTGTACGGACAGGTAAGGCCAATTGGAAGCGTGATCATTGTATTCGTTATTTTCATATTTCAAGTCATCTTAAGCAAATGGTGGTTAACGTATTTTCACTTTGGGCCACTGGAATGGTTATGGCGAACGTTAACTTATGGCCAAAAACAATCTTTTAAACGTAAGAAACAAAAAACGTAG
- a CDS encoding ornithine--oxo-acid transaminase yields MATSSRHVIEQTEKFGAKNYLPLPIVVSKAEGVWVEDPEGNRYMDMLSAYSAVNQGHRHPKIINALKEQADRVTLTSRAFHNDQLGPWYEKICQMTGKNMALPMNTGAEAVETAIKAARRWAYDVKGVEDNKAEIIACVGNFHGRTMTAVSLSSEEEYQRGFGPLLPGIKLIPYGDVDALKEAINENTAAFLLEPIQGEAGIIIPPEGFLKEAADVCKEQNVLFIADEIQAGLARSGKMFACEWEDVTPDVLILGKALGGGVFPISCVVANDDILGVFNPGSHGSTFGGNPLASAVSLASLEVLEEEKLHERSLELGNYMLDELRKIDNPVIKEIRGRGLFIGVELNESARKYCEQLKEKGLLCKETHENVIRFAPPLVIEKDDLDWALQKIKEVL; encoded by the coding sequence ATGGCAACTTCAAGTCGACATGTAATTGAACAGACTGAAAAATTCGGTGCAAAAAATTATTTACCACTGCCTATTGTTGTTTCAAAAGCAGAAGGAGTTTGGGTAGAGGACCCTGAAGGGAATCGCTACATGGATATGTTAAGCGCATACTCTGCTGTAAACCAAGGCCACCGTCACCCGAAAATTATAAATGCTTTAAAGGAACAGGCCGATCGGGTTACCCTCACTTCACGAGCATTCCATAACGATCAACTTGGTCCTTGGTATGAAAAAATTTGTCAAATGACAGGGAAAAACATGGCTTTACCGATGAACACCGGTGCTGAAGCTGTAGAAACAGCCATTAAAGCTGCACGTCGTTGGGCTTATGATGTAAAAGGAGTTGAAGACAACAAAGCGGAAATCATCGCATGTGTAGGTAATTTCCACGGCCGTACGATGACTGCAGTATCCCTTTCATCAGAAGAAGAGTATCAAAGAGGATTTGGCCCCCTTTTACCAGGGATAAAATTAATTCCTTACGGTGATGTAGATGCCTTAAAAGAAGCGATTAACGAAAATACAGCCGCTTTTCTATTAGAACCAATTCAGGGGGAAGCTGGAATTATTATACCTCCAGAAGGATTTTTAAAAGAGGCTGCAGACGTATGTAAAGAACAAAACGTCCTCTTTATTGCCGATGAAATTCAAGCTGGCTTAGCACGCAGTGGAAAAATGTTTGCATGTGAATGGGAAGATGTAACTCCCGACGTATTGATATTAGGAAAAGCACTTGGTGGCGGGGTATTTCCAATTTCTTGTGTTGTTGCCAATGATGACATTTTAGGTGTATTTAATCCTGGTTCACATGGGTCAACGTTCGGTGGAAATCCACTAGCTAGTGCTGTATCTCTTGCGTCATTAGAAGTTTTAGAGGAAGAGAAACTCCATGAACGTTCCCTGGAACTTGGAAACTACATGTTAGACGAATTACGTAAAATTGATAATCCAGTCATAAAAGAGATTCGTGGTAGAGGTTTGTTTATTGGAGTTGAGTTAAATGAATCTGCCCGCAAGTATTGTGAACAGTTAAAAGAAAAAGGATTATTGTGTAAAGAAACGCACGAAAATGTCATCCGTTTCGCACCCCCGCTTGTGATTGAAAAGGATGACCTTGATTGGGCACTGCAAAAAATTAAAGAAGTACTATAA